One window of Triticum dicoccoides isolate Atlit2015 ecotype Zavitan chromosome 5A, WEW_v2.0, whole genome shotgun sequence genomic DNA carries:
- the LOC119300285 gene encoding AAA-ATPase At3g50940-like, which produces MPASSSSASYEKAKEVMAMATSVAASMMLVRSLANDLIPPEARSLLSYCLSGLQSRMAWRHTIVVEKTDGYYTNNVFYSVKTYLASRMENDNATRDVQRLRLSSGGFGLDDEDDPEKLVLGMEEGEEMIEVYQGAEFRWSLHSHDLPGDSSTTLGRGGGRQYYELTFHKKHKEKAIKAYVPHILATAKEIRDKDRPLTIYMNDGSDWSPMDLNHPSTFDTLAMDRTLKRSVIDDLDKFIKRKAYFKKIGKAWKRGYLLHGPPGTGKSSLIAAIANHLRFDIYDLELTGVHSNSDLRKLLIGMTNQSVLVIEDIDCTIDLKQRDDDSNTSSSTTKDDNNKQVTLSGLLNIIDGLWSTSGEERIIVFTTNYKDRLDPALLRPGRMDMHVHMGYCTTEAFRTLVNNYHSIDYHATYPQIEALMEEVEVTPAEVAETLMRSEEPDVALHALIELLKSKKELLAESATTSTDQEEDCDRAKEDEEDSDDAKDNSGDDDNEAES; this is translated from the coding sequence ATGCCTGCTTCGTCGTCGTCGGCGTCATACGAGAAGGCCAAAGAGGTCATGGCCATGGCCACGTCCGTCGCCGCGTCCATGATGCTGGTGCGCAGCCTCGCCAACGACCTGATCCCGCCCGAGGCGCGCAGCCTGCTCTCCTACTGCCTGAGCGGCCTGCAGTCCCGCATGGCGTGGCGCCACACCATTGTCGTCGAGAAGACCGACGGGTATTACACCAACAACGTCTTCTACTCCGTCAAGACCTACCTCGCGTCGCGCATGGAGAACGACAACGCCACCCGCGACGTGCAGCGCCTGCGCCTCAGCAGCGGCGGCTTTGGCctggacgacgaggacgaccccgaGAAGCTCGTCCTCGGTATGGAGGAGGGCGAGGAGATGATCGAGGTCTACCAAGGCGCCGAGTTCAGATGGAGCCTCCACTCCCACGACCTCCCCGGCGACTCCTCCACCACCCTCGGCCGCGGCGGCGGCAGGCAGTACTACGAGCTCACCTTCCACAAGAAGCACAAGGAGAAGGCCATCAAAGCATACGTCCCCCACATCCTCGCCACCGCCAAGGAGATAAGGGACAAGGACAGGCCTCTCACCATCTACATGAACGACGGCTCCGACTGGTCTCCCATGGacctcaaccacccctccaccttcgACACGCTCGCCATGGACCGCACGCTCAAGCGATCCGTCATCGACGACCTCGACAAGTTCATCAAGAGAAAGGCATACTTCAAGAAGATCGGCAAGGCCTGGAAGAGGGGCTACCTGCTCCACGGCCCGCCCGGCACCGGCAAGTCCAGCCTCATCGCCGCCATAGCCAACCACCTCAGGTTCGACATATACGACCTCGAGCTCACCGGCGTCCACAGCAACTCCGACCTCAGGAAGCTTCTCATCGGGATGACCAACCAGTCCGTCCTCGTCATCGAGGACATCGACTGCACCATTGACCTCAAACAACGAGATGATGATAGTAACACTTCTTCTAGCACCACCAAGGACGACAACAACAAGCAGGTAACCTTGTCCGGGCTTCTCAACATCATCGACGGCCTATGGTCCACCAGCGGGGAGGAGAGGATCATCGTCTTCACCACCAACTACAAGGACCGTCTCGACCCCGCGCTTCTACGGCCCGGCAGGATGGACATGCACGTCCACATGGGATACTGCACCACCGAGGCCTTCAGGACTCTCGTCAACAACTACCACTCCATCGACTACCATGCCACCTATCCACAGATCGAGGCGTTGATGGAGGAGGTGGAAGTGACGCCTGCAGAGGTCGCCGAGACCTTGATGAGGAGCGAAGAACCAGATGTCGCCCTCCATGCTCTTATCGAGCTCCTAAAGTCAAAGAAAGAATTGTTGGCAGAATCTGCCACTACCAGTACGGATCAGGAGGAGGATTGTGATCGTGCTAAGGAGGACGAGGAGGATTCCGATGATGCCAAGGATAATAGTGGCGATGATGATAACGAAGCTGAAAGCTAG